The following are encoded in a window of Pedobacter cryoconitis genomic DNA:
- a CDS encoding DUF58 domain-containing protein: MGMHTDQSEYQFNSNLELLAKQVVEGFITGLHKSPFHGFSVEFAEHRAYNNGDNVRNIDWKLFARTDKLYTKRYEEETNLRCQFVIDTSSSMYFPQGDYNKLTFSVQAVAALIELLKKQRDAFGLSLFTDQLMLNTPARSTTMHQKYLFTHLEEVLRAPKLNVGTGLSTSLHQIAESVHKRSMVVIFTDLLTANQTHNNQEDLFSALQHLKFNKHEVIIFNVSDKAKEVDFNFENRPYQFVDLETGELLKANAATVKEAYLKSYGDYRQMLTLKCAQYKIDLIDADIAAGFSNILTAYLIKRQKMN, translated from the coding sequence ATGGGCATGCATACAGACCAGTCAGAATATCAATTTAACAGCAACCTGGAATTACTCGCTAAACAGGTTGTAGAAGGATTTATTACAGGATTGCACAAAAGCCCTTTTCATGGTTTTTCCGTAGAATTCGCTGAACACAGAGCCTATAATAATGGTGATAACGTCAGGAATATTGATTGGAAGTTATTTGCCAGAACTGATAAGCTCTATACCAAAAGATATGAAGAAGAGACTAATCTGCGCTGTCAGTTTGTAATTGATACCTCTTCCTCTATGTACTTTCCGCAAGGAGATTATAATAAACTAACCTTTTCTGTACAGGCAGTTGCCGCCCTGATTGAACTGCTCAAAAAGCAAAGAGATGCCTTTGGATTAAGCCTGTTTACAGATCAGCTGATGCTGAATACACCCGCAAGATCGACAACTATGCACCAGAAGTATTTATTTACTCATCTGGAAGAGGTGCTGAGAGCGCCTAAGCTCAACGTAGGGACAGGATTAAGTACGTCACTGCATCAGATAGCAGAATCAGTTCACAAACGCTCTATGGTTGTTATTTTTACTGATCTTTTAACTGCAAACCAAACGCATAATAATCAGGAAGATTTATTTTCAGCCCTGCAACACTTAAAATTTAATAAACATGAAGTTATCATTTTCAATGTAAGCGATAAAGCTAAAGAAGTAGACTTTAATTTTGAGAACAGACCTTATCAATTCGTAGATCTGGAGACAGGGGAATTATTGAAGGCAAATGCAGCTACAGTTAAAGAAGCTTATTTGAAATCTTATGGAGATTATCGCCAGATGCTGACGTTAAAATGTGCGCAATATAAAATAGATCTGATTGACGCAGATATAGCAGCAGGCTTTTCAAACATATTAACAGCCTATCTGATCAAAAGACAAAAAATGAATTAA
- the trxA gene encoding thioredoxin, which translates to MAIEITDANFEEVVLKSDKPVLVDFWAEWCGPCRMVGPVVDEISKEYEGKAVVGKVNVDNNPQISTQFGIRNIPALLFFKNGEVVDKQVGAVPKSVLAGKLDKQL; encoded by the coding sequence ATGGCTATAGAAATCACAGACGCTAACTTCGAGGAAGTTGTGTTGAAATCAGATAAACCCGTTTTAGTAGACTTTTGGGCAGAATGGTGTGGTCCATGTCGCATGGTAGGTCCGGTAGTAGATGAAATCTCAAAAGAATATGAAGGAAAAGCAGTAGTGGGTAAGGTAAACGTGGATAACAACCCACAGATTTCTACTCAGTTCGGTATCCGTAACATCCCTGCGTTGTTATTCTTCAAAAATGGTGAAGTAGTTGATAAACAAGTTGGTGCAGTTCCAAAATCAGTATTAGCTGGTAAATTGGATAAGCAATTGTAG
- the dnaE gene encoding DNA polymerase III subunit alpha — MYLIFDTETTGLPANYNAPVSDTNNWPRCIQIAWQLHDALGNLVEHQDFLVRPDGFNIPYDAERIHGISTELAAEQGIDIREALEKFNIALSKAKFVVGQNIGFDVNIMGSEFYRMGIESPMAQMPVLDTCTEVTANLLKIPGGRGGRFKLPTLTELHSYLFGVPFAEAHNATADVEATTRCFLQLVKMEVFTPEQLQADQEYIRSFIASQPAVIPSAGIQHINLKAASDEIRKRQAKAEGPGLSKQDLKDNQQELKDATFVHLHNHTQFSVLQSTINIPGLIAAAAADKMPAVAMTDHANMMGAFHFVNQVLNHNKGVEARNNAAIEKGEEPAEVPITPIVGCEFFVCENHLDKSRKDNGYQMVLLAKNKTGYHNLAKMSSIAYTKGFYYIPRIDRNVIEQYKEDIIVLSGNLYGEIASKILNMGENQAEEALVWWKSLFGADFYMEIMRHNQDDETVVNKTLISLAQKHDIKLIATNNTYYINKKDANAHDILLCVKDAEKQATPIGRGRGYRYGLPNQEYYFKSSEEMKKLFADLPEAILNIQEIVDKISIYKLAREVLLPKFDIPEQFIVQEDEDDAGKRGENKYLRHLTYVGAEKRYGELTPEIIERLDFELQTIEKTGYPGYFLIVQDFIREARNLDVSVGPGRGSAAGSVVAYCLWITNIDPIKYDLLFERFLNPDRVSMPDIDIDFDDEGRGRVMDYVIKKYGSNQVAQIITYGTMAAKSSIKDTARVLDLPLFEADKIAKLIPNLKLAKIFNLDEKALRGALRADEYEKVVELKDLAESKSLSAETIQQARILEGSLRNTGIHACGVIITPDDITNYVPVAMAKDSDLYVTQFDNSVVESAGLLKMDFLGLKTLTLIKDTVKLVRLRTGIQLDPDEFPIDDVRTYELFQRGETIGIFQYESTGMQKYMKELKPTVFGDLIAMNALYRPGPLEYIPSFVRRKNGEEEIKYDLDACEEYLKETYGITVYQEQVMLLSQKLAGFTKGEADVLRKAMGKKQKDVLDKMKPKFVAQAAEKGHAPATLEKIWKDWEAFASYAFNKSHSTCYAWIAYQTAYLKAHYPAEYMAAVLTNNMSDIKQVAFFMEECKQMGVRVLGPDVNESILKFSVNPQGEVRFGLSGIKGVGEKAVESIIEERTNGGFYNSIYDFARRSNTRTVNKKAYESFVYSGAFDSFGFHRAQFFFVGINDKLNGIEKLIKYSNDFQNSESSAQSSLFGGTVADMINEPTLPVAAEWTLIDRLKYEKDAIGIFLSGHPLDNYKLELKEFCQHNVRHLAVVNKIRMGDTNEDVLAEFEQIKNRELVVGGLVVISAQRMTKTGKPFGTIVFEDYNDSCELALFGEDFVKFKQFMTDGYFLQIRGRVGERFRKEGDWEFKITSIALLSDLRDKLAKCITIQIPIQGINDQIITQILAMIEENKENTEQQNCQLNFVVYDREQNVSLDLPSKSLKINPDNAFLEQLKELNVVSYKLN, encoded by the coding sequence ATGTATTTAATTTTTGATACCGAAACTACAGGTCTGCCTGCCAATTACAATGCACCCGTATCCGATACTAACAATTGGCCAAGGTGTATTCAGATTGCCTGGCAGTTGCACGATGCGTTAGGAAACCTGGTTGAACATCAGGACTTTCTGGTCAGGCCCGATGGATTTAATATTCCATATGATGCCGAACGTATCCACGGTATCTCTACAGAATTGGCCGCAGAACAAGGTATTGATATCCGTGAAGCCTTAGAGAAATTCAACATTGCCCTATCCAAAGCTAAATTTGTAGTTGGACAGAATATTGGCTTTGACGTCAATATCATGGGTTCTGAATTTTACCGGATGGGTATCGAAAGCCCTATGGCTCAAATGCCCGTTCTGGATACCTGTACAGAAGTTACCGCCAACTTATTAAAGATTCCTGGTGGTAGAGGAGGCAGGTTCAAACTGCCAACACTGACCGAATTACACAGTTACTTATTTGGTGTCCCATTTGCAGAAGCGCACAACGCAACGGCAGATGTGGAAGCGACTACGCGCTGTTTCCTTCAGTTAGTAAAAATGGAAGTTTTTACGCCCGAACAGCTTCAGGCTGATCAGGAGTATATCCGTTCCTTTATTGCCAGTCAGCCGGCAGTAATACCAAGTGCAGGCATCCAGCACATTAACCTTAAAGCTGCTTCTGATGAAATCAGAAAAAGACAGGCTAAAGCTGAAGGCCCTGGTCTGTCAAAACAAGACCTGAAAGACAACCAGCAAGAACTTAAAGATGCAACATTTGTCCACCTGCATAACCATACGCAGTTTTCAGTTTTGCAGTCTACCATTAATATCCCAGGTCTGATTGCAGCGGCAGCGGCCGATAAAATGCCAGCTGTAGCGATGACTGACCACGCCAATATGATGGGTGCCTTTCACTTTGTGAACCAGGTGCTGAATCATAACAAAGGTGTGGAAGCCAGAAATAATGCAGCCATAGAAAAAGGAGAAGAGCCCGCAGAAGTGCCGATTACGCCGATTGTAGGCTGTGAATTCTTTGTCTGTGAAAATCACCTTGATAAATCCCGTAAAGATAACGGCTACCAGATGGTACTGCTGGCTAAGAATAAAACAGGTTATCATAACCTGGCCAAGATGTCTTCTATCGCTTATACCAAAGGATTTTACTATATCCCGAGGATCGATAGGAATGTTATCGAACAATATAAAGAAGATATCATTGTCCTTTCAGGGAACTTATATGGTGAAATAGCCAGTAAGATCCTGAATATGGGTGAAAACCAGGCTGAGGAAGCACTGGTCTGGTGGAAATCATTATTCGGTGCAGACTTCTACATGGAGATTATGCGCCATAATCAGGATGATGAAACCGTAGTAAATAAAACGCTGATCTCCTTAGCTCAGAAGCACGATATTAAGCTGATTGCGACAAATAATACCTATTATATCAATAAAAAGGACGCCAACGCACATGATATTTTACTGTGTGTAAAGGATGCGGAGAAACAGGCTACACCAATAGGCAGAGGCCGTGGATACCGTTACGGCTTACCAAACCAGGAATATTATTTCAAATCTTCAGAGGAGATGAAAAAACTGTTTGCGGATCTTCCGGAAGCAATTTTAAATATTCAGGAGATAGTAGACAAAATATCAATCTATAAGCTCGCCAGGGAAGTACTCTTGCCTAAATTTGATATTCCTGAACAGTTTATAGTGCAGGAAGACGAAGATGATGCAGGGAAAAGAGGAGAGAACAAATATTTACGTCACCTTACTTATGTAGGGGCAGAGAAAAGATACGGAGAACTTACTCCCGAAATTATAGAACGTCTGGACTTTGAGCTTCAGACCATCGAGAAAACAGGTTATCCCGGTTACTTCCTGATTGTGCAGGATTTTATCAGGGAAGCCAGAAATCTGGATGTATCTGTAGGTCCCGGCCGTGGTTCTGCTGCTGGATCTGTAGTGGCTTACTGCTTGTGGATTACCAATATCGACCCCATCAAATACGATCTCCTTTTTGAGCGTTTCCTGAATCCTGACCGTGTATCCATGCCCGATATCGATATCGATTTTGATGACGAGGGAAGGGGCCGCGTTATGGACTACGTGATCAAAAAATATGGTTCAAACCAGGTAGCGCAGATTATCACCTATGGTACAATGGCGGCTAAGTCATCTATTAAAGATACAGCCCGCGTATTAGACCTGCCACTCTTTGAAGCCGATAAAATAGCCAAACTTATTCCTAACTTAAAACTGGCCAAGATCTTTAACCTGGATGAAAAAGCACTCAGAGGTGCTTTACGTGCAGATGAATATGAAAAAGTTGTAGAACTAAAAGATCTTGCCGAATCAAAAAGTTTAAGTGCAGAAACTATACAGCAGGCCAGGATCCTGGAAGGCTCTTTACGGAATACAGGTATTCATGCCTGCGGGGTAATTATTACGCCGGATGATATTACAAACTACGTACCCGTGGCCATGGCCAAAGATTCCGATCTGTACGTAACCCAGTTTGATAACTCTGTGGTAGAAAGCGCCGGGTTGTTGAAAATGGACTTTTTGGGCTTAAAAACACTGACCCTGATTAAAGATACCGTTAAACTGGTCCGTTTAAGAACCGGTATTCAGCTTGACCCTGATGAATTCCCTATAGACGACGTTAGGACTTATGAGTTGTTCCAGCGTGGAGAAACCATTGGTATCTTCCAGTATGAGTCTACCGGTATGCAGAAGTACATGAAAGAATTAAAACCTACCGTATTCGGAGATTTAATTGCCATGAACGCATTGTACCGTCCGGGGCCACTGGAGTATATTCCAAGTTTCGTCCGCAGGAAAAACGGTGAAGAAGAAATTAAGTATGACTTAGATGCCTGCGAAGAGTACCTGAAAGAAACCTATGGTATCACAGTATATCAGGAGCAAGTGATGCTTTTATCACAAAAGCTTGCTGGTTTTACCAAAGGCGAGGCCGACGTATTGCGTAAAGCGATGGGTAAAAAACAGAAAGACGTACTGGATAAAATGAAACCTAAATTTGTTGCCCAGGCAGCAGAAAAAGGACATGCCCCGGCTACCTTAGAGAAGATATGGAAAGATTGGGAAGCATTCGCTTCTTACGCCTTCAATAAATCTCACTCTACCTGTTACGCGTGGATTGCTTACCAGACTGCTTATTTAAAAGCACATTACCCGGCAGAATATATGGCTGCGGTACTGACGAATAATATGAGTGATATTAAACAGGTGGCCTTTTTCATGGAAGAATGTAAACAAATGGGCGTAAGAGTACTTGGCCCGGATGTGAATGAATCTATTTTGAAGTTCTCCGTAAATCCTCAGGGAGAAGTACGTTTTGGACTTTCCGGAATTAAAGGAGTAGGGGAGAAAGCTGTAGAAAGTATCATCGAAGAACGGACTAATGGTGGATTTTACAACAGTATTTATGACTTTGCCAGACGCTCCAATACCCGGACGGTAAATAAGAAAGCCTATGAGAGTTTCGTTTATAGCGGTGCTTTTGATAGTTTCGGTTTTCACCGGGCACAATTCTTCTTTGTAGGGATTAATGATAAGCTGAACGGTATTGAAAAGCTGATCAAATATTCCAATGATTTCCAGAACAGTGAATCTTCTGCACAATCCTCGCTTTTTGGTGGTACAGTTGCTGATATGATCAATGAGCCTACTTTACCAGTAGCTGCGGAATGGACTTTAATAGACAGATTGAAATACGAGAAAGATGCGATCGGGATTTTCCTGAGCGGACATCCACTCGATAATTATAAATTAGAGCTGAAAGAATTCTGTCAGCACAACGTCCGTCACCTTGCTGTAGTTAATAAGATACGGATGGGGGATACAAATGAAGACGTATTGGCAGAGTTTGAACAAATAAAAAACAGGGAATTAGTAGTCGGAGGGCTGGTTGTAATTTCTGCACAACGGATGACTAAAACCGGAAAACCTTTTGGGACTATTGTTTTTGAAGATTACAATGACAGTTGTGAACTGGCTTTATTTGGAGAAGACTTTGTGAAATTCAAGCAGTTTATGACTGATGGTTATTTCCTGCAAATCCGTGGCCGCGTGGGAGAACGCTTCCGTAAAGAAGGAGATTGGGAGTTTAAAATCACTTCTATTGCCCTTTTATCGGATCTGAGAGATAAACTGGCCAAATGTATCACCATACAGATCCCAATCCAGGGAATTAATGATCAGATTATTACTCAGATCCTGGCGATGATTGAAGAAAACAAAGAGAATACAGAACAACAAAACTGTCAATTGAATTTTGTTGTGTACGACCGGGAACAAAATGTTTCGCTTGATCTTCCTTCTAAGTCGTTGAAAATCAATCCTGATAACGCATTTCTGGAACAGCTGAAAGAGCTGAATGTGGTGAGTTATAAGTTGAACTAA
- a CDS encoding lipocalin family protein has translation MLENKPVEKVDIMSYAGKWYSLCSIPTFMDKNWHETTETYVIHPDGYYAVFTTYKLPPDESTKYVRSKLIVVRGTSNAQLKAQFVWPLKVDYWIIELAEDYSYVVVGHPKHKHLSILSRRPEMADELLSEIIERCEQKGYNTSKLVSQEHKPAAPKSQAQSS, from the coding sequence ATGTTAGAGAATAAACCTGTTGAAAAAGTTGATATAATGTCTTACGCAGGTAAATGGTATTCACTATGCTCAATACCCACCTTTATGGACAAAAACTGGCATGAAACTACGGAGACGTATGTGATACATCCTGATGGTTATTATGCTGTTTTTACTACTTATAAATTACCCCCGGACGAAAGCACCAAATATGTCCGCTCGAAGCTGATTGTGGTCCGCGGAACCAGTAATGCACAACTTAAAGCACAATTTGTATGGCCATTAAAAGTTGATTACTGGATTATTGAACTTGCCGAAGATTACTCCTATGTTGTTGTCGGGCACCCTAAACATAAACACCTTTCCATCCTTTCCCGCAGGCCGGAAATGGCCGATGAACTGCTGAGTGAAATTATAGAGCGATGTGAGCAAAAAGGTTACAATACCTCAAAGCTTGTCTCACAGGAACATAAGCCGGCAGCCCCTAAGAGTCAGGCACAATCTTCTTAA
- the mdh gene encoding malate dehydrogenase, with protein sequence MKITVVGAGAVGATCADNIARKELAEELVLLDIKEGFAEGKAIDMMQTAALLGFNTKITGVTNDYSQTAGSAVAVITSGLPRKPGMTREELIGINAGIVKGVAENILKFSPDAIIIVISNPMDTMTYLALKSLGLPKNRIIGMGGTLDSARFKYYLSVALNCNSNDLQGFVIGGHGDTTMIPLTRYATYQSLPVKDILSAEVLAKVAADTMVGGATLTGLLGTSAWYAPGAAGAALVESIVRDEKKLFTCCVALDGEYGQNDICLGVPVIVGRNGWEKIIDYNLNEEEKTAFNKSADAVRAMNNVLKEMKLI encoded by the coding sequence ATGAAGATAACAGTTGTTGGTGCAGGAGCAGTTGGTGCGACTTGCGCAGATAATATTGCTAGAAAAGAGTTAGCTGAAGAATTAGTTTTATTAGATATCAAAGAAGGTTTTGCTGAAGGCAAAGCGATAGATATGATGCAGACTGCTGCATTGTTAGGTTTTAACACGAAAATTACCGGGGTAACAAATGATTATAGCCAGACCGCAGGTTCTGCTGTTGCTGTAATTACTTCTGGTTTGCCGCGTAAACCGGGAATGACCCGCGAAGAGCTGATTGGCATCAATGCGGGTATTGTTAAAGGTGTTGCAGAAAATATATTAAAGTTCTCTCCGGATGCAATCATCATCGTGATCAGTAATCCAATGGATACCATGACTTACTTAGCGCTTAAATCTTTGGGACTGCCTAAAAACAGGATCATCGGTATGGGTGGTACTTTAGATAGTGCAAGGTTTAAATATTACCTGAGTGTAGCGTTAAACTGCAATTCAAATGATCTGCAAGGGTTTGTAATTGGTGGACATGGTGATACGACAATGATCCCGTTAACACGTTATGCGACTTACCAGAGTTTACCGGTAAAGGATATTTTATCTGCTGAAGTACTGGCTAAGGTTGCTGCTGATACCATGGTAGGCGGAGCGACATTAACTGGCTTATTGGGAACTTCGGCATGGTATGCACCTGGTGCTGCCGGTGCTGCACTGGTAGAGAGTATCGTTCGTGATGAAAAGAAACTGTTTACTTGCTGTGTTGCCCTTGATGGAGAATATGGACAAAATGATATTTGTTTGGGTGTACCTGTAATTGTTGGCCGTAATGGCTGGGAAAAGATTATAGATTATAACCTGAATGAGGAAGAAAAAACAGCTTTCAATAAAAGTGCTGATGCGGTGAGAGCAATGAATAATGTGCTTAAAGAAATGAAGCTTATTTAA
- a CDS encoding retropepsin-like aspartic protease has product MRTVTVPLTLINLNDDGFHLLVEIVVFGEKHWAVVDTGASRSVFNKTFIEQYSDAVTGQGEEETNATTLFTTSSTIQAVIPKLKIGKLIIKSYAAVALDLETVNDAYELMGHPRIIAIIGSDIFLKYHAKINYKKLKILFSAKPG; this is encoded by the coding sequence ATGCGTACTGTTACAGTCCCTCTTACTTTAATAAACTTAAATGATGACGGTTTCCACCTCCTGGTGGAAATCGTTGTTTTTGGTGAAAAACATTGGGCCGTGGTAGATACCGGGGCTTCAAGATCAGTATTCAATAAGACCTTTATTGAACAGTATAGTGATGCTGTGACCGGCCAGGGGGAAGAAGAAACCAATGCGACTACACTGTTTACGACTTCAAGTACGATACAGGCAGTGATCCCGAAATTAAAAATCGGTAAACTGATTATTAAATCTTATGCTGCGGTAGCGCTGGATCTGGAAACTGTAAATGATGCTTATGAATTAATGGGGCACCCCCGGATTATAGCGATTATTGGCAGTGATATCTTCCTTAAATATCACGCTAAGATCAATTACAAAAAGCTGAAAATTCTATTTTCTGCTAAACCAGGCTAA
- a CDS encoding response regulator transcription factor translates to MKLLIVEDEPNVVSVLKRGLSSEGFELSVAPDGFIALEMVSAHSFALIILDIMLPGINGLDLCKQIKKNHPQIPIIMLTALSSTENIVTGLDNGADDYLVKPFKIAELSARIRMLLRRHAGGLQQADEIITIGDLQVNISGKTVTRANQEITLTATEYRLLQFFARNKNKTLSRIDILENVWDIDFNMGTNVVDVYVNYLRKKIDKGFSTTLLHTVVGLGYLLKEKSLS, encoded by the coding sequence ATGAAACTCCTTATTGTTGAAGACGAGCCTAATGTGGTGTCAGTTTTGAAAAGAGGGTTAAGCAGTGAAGGCTTTGAGCTGAGTGTGGCACCTGATGGATTTATTGCGCTGGAAATGGTTTCAGCACATTCCTTTGCATTGATTATACTGGATATTATGCTTCCGGGAATCAATGGTCTTGACCTGTGTAAGCAGATCAAAAAGAATCATCCGCAAATCCCTATTATTATGCTGACTGCATTAAGCAGTACAGAGAATATCGTTACAGGGCTTGACAATGGCGCTGATGATTACCTGGTGAAACCTTTTAAAATTGCTGAGCTGAGTGCGAGAATCCGCATGTTATTAAGGCGGCATGCCGGCGGTCTTCAGCAGGCAGATGAGATCATTACCATTGGCGATTTACAGGTCAATATTTCCGGTAAAACAGTGACCAGGGCTAATCAGGAAATCACATTAACGGCAACTGAATACCGCCTGCTTCAGTTTTTTGCAAGAAACAAGAATAAAACTTTGTCCAGAATAGATATTTTGGAGAATGTCTGGGATATTGATTTTAATATGGGTACAAACGTAGTTGATGTTTATGTCAATTACCTGAGAAAGAAAATAGACAAGGGCTTTAGCACTACGCTGCTGCATACGGTTGTCGGATTAGGCTACCTGTTAAAAGAAAAATCATTGTCATGA
- a CDS encoding sensor histidine kinase, which translates to MNLNTRITFLFAILSAIIISLLSGFVWYFANEFAFEDFYKRLEARVNIASQIKASAGTNTFEYREVRQKYLERLPQEEEQVFVADKAGKMAFEKKVRLPASFYKNIESGMMARYRNENVFYAGKYFKNGLNGYIVIISAKDPYGYRELKDLQKILFAGFFLSVALSYFVGRKFSDFTFKPIRELIKKAKGISAENLHQRLPPIKGNDEIAEISQTFNDMLDRLETAFETQNNFISNASHELRTPLTIISGEAELTIARDGHRDPGLQKSLATIQAESERLENILTSLLSLAQSGFDGEKQRWEEIRLDELIWDVKASIDLINPENKIQVDFSKLPENPESINLNGNLNLIKLAVTNIVNNACKYSDNRVVEVGLSVTRTNIVISVKDQGIGIPEDELQHVFEPFFRASNTTDYNGYGVGLPLSLNIIRLHKGSIAIKTVQESGTEMSILLPRSR; encoded by the coding sequence ATGAATTTAAATACCCGCATCACTTTCTTGTTTGCTATTTTATCTGCAATTATCATCTCTTTATTGAGTGGATTTGTGTGGTATTTTGCGAATGAGTTTGCTTTTGAAGATTTCTACAAGAGATTGGAAGCGCGGGTAAACATTGCGAGTCAGATCAAGGCTTCGGCGGGAACAAATACTTTTGAATATAGAGAGGTACGCCAAAAGTACCTGGAACGGCTTCCTCAGGAAGAGGAACAGGTATTTGTTGCAGATAAAGCCGGCAAAATGGCTTTTGAAAAAAAGGTACGTCTTCCTGCCAGCTTCTATAAGAATATTGAATCGGGTATGATGGCCCGTTACCGCAATGAAAATGTATTTTATGCGGGTAAGTACTTCAAAAATGGACTGAATGGCTATATCGTTATTATTTCTGCGAAAGATCCTTATGGGTACAGAGAGCTTAAAGATTTACAGAAAATCCTGTTTGCAGGATTCTTCCTTTCAGTCGCCTTATCGTACTTTGTAGGGAGAAAATTCTCTGACTTCACTTTTAAACCGATCAGAGAGTTAATTAAAAAGGCGAAAGGGATCAGTGCAGAGAATTTACACCAGCGCCTGCCACCTATTAAAGGAAATGATGAAATCGCAGAGATTTCACAGACTTTTAATGATATGCTGGACAGGCTGGAAACCGCTTTCGAAACACAGAATAACTTTATCAGCAATGCTTCTCATGAGTTAAGAACACCATTAACGATCATCAGCGGAGAAGCTGAATTAACAATTGCCAGGGATGGTCACCGGGATCCCGGGCTTCAGAAATCTTTAGCAACGATACAGGCAGAGTCCGAAAGGTTGGAAAATATATTGACAAGTTTATTAAGTTTAGCACAGTCCGGTTTTGATGGGGAGAAACAGCGTTGGGAAGAAATCCGGCTGGATGAACTGATCTGGGATGTCAAAGCTTCTATTGATCTGATCAATCCGGAAAATAAAATTCAGGTGGATTTCTCTAAGCTTCCGGAAAATCCGGAGAGCATTAATTTAAATGGGAACCTGAACCTGATTAAGCTGGCCGTAACCAATATTGTAAACAACGCTTGTAAGTATTCTGATAACAGAGTGGTTGAAGTTGGTTTATCGGTTACGCGTACCAATATCGTGATCAGTGTGAAGGATCAGGGGATTGGTATTCCTGAGGATGAACTACAACATGTGTTTGAACCTTTTTTCCGTGCTTCCAATACGACTGATTATAACGGATATGGTGTCGGCCTGCCTTTATCATTAAATATTATCCGTTTGCATAAGGGAAGTATTGCTATTAAAACTGTCCAGGAATCCGGGACTGAAATGAGCATTTTACTTCCCCGTTCGCGCTAA
- a CDS encoding bestrophin family protein: MLLKKNVPLTYIFGKIYKDLILVTFYAVGIVVLYENFHFTRISIPIAVPALLGTVISLLLAFRSNQAYDRWWEARILWGGIVNDSRSLTRQVLYFIDDPYYSAEIQLFKERFVKRQIAWSYGLSQSLRNTNPILGLDKFMKPDELDFVSRYKNIPMSILELHARDIKIAVKEGWINTYQQIEIDRTLSNLCDRMGGSERIKNTVFPVTYSKYINMTIYLFIIMLPFGLIEFFGYIEVPVVIAIAAAFLLIEKMAIHLQDPFENKPTDTPTTTISRTIERDLSQMLNDAHYHEDKMKAMEPVHNSKTYYIL, from the coding sequence ATGTTATTAAAGAAAAATGTCCCGCTAACCTACATCTTCGGGAAAATATATAAAGATCTGATTCTGGTAACCTTTTATGCCGTTGGTATCGTAGTACTTTATGAAAACTTTCATTTTACCAGGATCTCTATACCCATTGCCGTACCTGCTCTTTTGGGTACAGTCATCTCACTTTTACTGGCGTTCCGGTCTAACCAGGCTTATGACCGCTGGTGGGAAGCACGGATTCTCTGGGGCGGAATTGTCAATGATTCAAGATCATTAACAAGACAGGTACTGTACTTTATTGATGATCCATATTATTCGGCAGAAATACAATTGTTTAAGGAACGGTTTGTGAAAAGACAAATTGCATGGTCTTATGGCCTAAGTCAATCGCTTAGAAATACGAACCCGATACTTGGATTGGACAAGTTTATGAAACCTGATGAGCTGGACTTTGTAAGCAGATATAAAAATATACCGATGTCTATTTTGGAACTGCATGCAAGGGATATCAAAATCGCTGTTAAAGAAGGCTGGATTAATACTTATCAGCAGATAGAGATTGACAGGACTTTATCAAATTTATGTGATCGTATGGGTGGCTCTGAGCGGATAAAAAACACGGTATTCCCGGTGACCTATAGTAAGTATATCAATATGACGATCTACTTATTTATTATCATGCTTCCTTTCGGACTGATTGAGTTCTTTGGTTACATTGAAGTGCCGGTAGTTATCGCAATTGCAGCGGCTTTCTTATTAATTGAGAAGATGGCTATTCATTTGCAGGACCCTTTTGAAAACAAGCCTACAGATACGCCAACAACAACTATCTCCAGAACAATAGAAAGAGATTTATCTCAAATGTTGAATGATGCACATTACCATGAAGATAAAATGAAGGCTATGGAGCCTGTTCATAATTCAAAAACCTACTATATCTTATAG